Proteins encoded by one window of Cystobacter ferrugineus:
- a CDS encoding alpha/beta hydrolase: protein MMKLPLATHRRCLLGALLLGSFSALVACASPSAAVARPTPGLASGDTTHGADNFYTSDRVTVQRVVFKNQYEMSVVGNLFVPKDLDRSAKNPAIVVGHPMGAVKEQSANLYATKMAEQGFVTLSLDLSFWGESDGQPRNAVAPDIYAEDFSAAVDFLRTQPFVDRERIGAIGICGSGSFVISAAKIDPRIKAIATVSMYDMGAANRNGLRQSVTLEQRKKFLEEAAQQRDVEFAGGETQYTSGTPEELSDKSTAIDREFYDFYRTARGHRPNTTTHPTLTSNVKFMNFYPFVDIETIAPRPMMFVTGEHAHSREFSDEAYRLAAEPKELVVVPSAGHVDLYDRVDLIPFDRLTTFFRGSLD from the coding sequence ATGATGAAACTGCCTCTCGCGACCCACCGACGCTGCTTGCTCGGTGCTCTTCTGCTCGGTTCATTCTCCGCACTGGTGGCCTGCGCATCGCCCTCGGCAGCGGTGGCACGTCCAACGCCGGGCCTCGCGTCCGGGGACACGACCCACGGCGCGGACAACTTCTACACGAGCGACAGGGTCACCGTTCAGAGGGTCGTCTTCAAGAACCAGTACGAGATGAGCGTCGTGGGGAACCTGTTCGTCCCCAAGGACCTGGATCGCAGCGCGAAGAATCCGGCGATCGTCGTCGGACATCCCATGGGTGCGGTCAAGGAGCAGAGCGCGAACCTGTACGCCACGAAGATGGCGGAGCAGGGATTCGTCACCCTGTCCCTGGACCTGTCGTTCTGGGGCGAGAGTGACGGCCAACCCCGCAATGCCGTGGCGCCGGACATCTATGCGGAGGACTTCAGCGCCGCGGTGGACTTCCTGCGCACCCAGCCGTTTGTCGACAGGGAGAGGATTGGCGCCATCGGAATTTGCGGCAGCGGGAGCTTCGTCATCAGTGCGGCCAAGATCGATCCGCGCATCAAGGCCATCGCCACAGTCAGCATGTACGACATGGGCGCTGCCAACCGCAACGGGCTCAGGCAGTCGGTGACCCTCGAGCAGAGAAAGAAGTTTCTCGAGGAGGCAGCGCAGCAGCGCGATGTGGAGTTCGCGGGTGGTGAAACCCAATATACGAGCGGGACGCCCGAAGAGCTGAGTGACAAGTCAACTGCGATTGATCGCGAGTTCTACGACTTCTACCGCACGGCGAGGGGGCACCGCCCCAACACGACGACCCACCCGACGCTCACCAGCAACGTGAAGTTCATGAACTTCTACCCGTTCGTGGACATCGAGACCATCGCTCCTCGTCCGATGATGTTCGTGACGGGCGAGCATGCGCATTCCAGGGAGTTCAGCGATGAGGCCTACCGGCTCGCTGCCGAACCCAAGGAGCTGGTCGTCGTACCCAGCGCCGGTCACGTGGATCTCTACGATCGCGTAGACCTCATTCCCTTCGACCGGTTGACGACGTTCTTCCGTGGCAGCCTGGATTGA
- a CDS encoding tetratricopeptide repeat protein — protein MNPRAPVVSQAPCSLSVVLLTLGLALGGCATAPPRTPLAPEAPSPADPSPEVCKDATDCREALRASPRDTLSECEARRRVELARRACALNVAEGCTELGRWETRGLVKAGGVDFAAASGLFLRACTLGDGEGCALKALMTLRGQGEARDAVAARAGLQDACERFPGISCGLAVEGLAEETLREGTAPEWEWMALFAQRGCDAGDGLSCRILGEAFYSGRGVAQDADKAAGLYARACEAGDGEACTRQGMLLRAEGPWAEPRAEQLLSRGCELGSPEACRLTVLETLDSQGRQKNTADRRALYRHACDRGAALGCLALYDELRDEPLALRPVFELPGLLKRACLLGAGQACEFLDEVTQAAQPRCASGSASACGVLGVLFLSPPLRQGESTEGERLLHAACEGGDLASCKGLSELSGASADLTCRSR, from the coding sequence ATGAACCCTCGTGCTCCCGTGGTGTCCCAGGCGCCATGTTCCCTCTCCGTCGTGCTGCTGACCCTGGGGCTGGCCCTCGGCGGCTGCGCCACCGCGCCCCCGAGGACCCCGCTCGCGCCGGAGGCCCCGTCTCCAGCCGACCCCTCCCCAGAGGTCTGCAAGGACGCAACCGACTGCCGCGAGGCGCTCCGAGCCTCACCGCGGGACACCCTGTCCGAGTGCGAGGCGCGGCGGCGGGTGGAGCTCGCCCGAAGGGCCTGCGCGCTGAACGTGGCCGAGGGCTGCACCGAGCTGGGGCGGTGGGAGACCCGGGGCCTGGTGAAGGCGGGAGGCGTGGACTTCGCCGCGGCCTCGGGCCTGTTCCTGCGGGCCTGTACCCTGGGAGACGGCGAGGGGTGTGCCCTGAAGGCGCTGATGACGCTGCGGGGACAAGGCGAGGCACGGGACGCGGTGGCGGCCCGGGCGGGGCTCCAGGACGCCTGCGAGCGCTTTCCCGGCATCTCCTGTGGACTCGCGGTGGAGGGGCTCGCCGAGGAGACCCTGCGGGAAGGCACGGCGCCGGAGTGGGAATGGATGGCGCTGTTCGCGCAGCGGGGTTGTGACGCGGGGGACGGCCTGTCCTGCCGGATTCTCGGGGAGGCGTTCTACTCGGGGCGCGGCGTCGCGCAGGACGCGGACAAGGCGGCCGGACTCTACGCCCGCGCGTGCGAGGCGGGCGATGGCGAGGCGTGCACGCGCCAGGGAATGCTCCTGCGAGCCGAAGGACCCTGGGCCGAGCCGCGCGCCGAGCAACTGCTCTCGCGGGGATGCGAACTCGGCTCGCCCGAGGCGTGCCGGCTGACGGTGCTCGAGACGCTCGATTCCCAGGGACGCCAGAAGAACACCGCGGACCGGCGGGCGCTCTACCGCCACGCGTGCGACCGGGGCGCGGCGCTGGGTTGCCTCGCCCTCTACGATGAGCTCCGCGACGAGCCACTCGCGCTCCGGCCGGTGTTCGAGCTGCCCGGACTGCTCAAGCGCGCGTGTCTGCTCGGAGCGGGCCAGGCGTGCGAGTTCCTCGACGAGGTGACCCAGGCGGCCCAGCCCCGCTGCGCCTCGGGGTCGGCCTCGGCATGTGGAGTGCTGGGCGTGCTGTTCCTCAGCCCCCCGCTGCGGCAAGGCGAGAGCACCGAGGGCGAGCGGCTGCTGCACGCGGCCTGCGAGGGCGGAGACCTGGCGAGCTGCAAGGGATTGAGCGAGCTGAGCGGCGCCTCGGCGGATCTGACGTGCCGCTCGCGATGA